Proteins encoded by one window of Nicotiana tabacum cultivar K326 chromosome 10, ASM71507v2, whole genome shotgun sequence:
- the LOC107807990 gene encoding syntaxin-51-like isoform X2 has translation MASSGDSWIREYNEALKIADDITNMISERSSLPASGPEAQRHSSAIRRKITILGTRLDNLQSLLSKLPGKQPLTEKEMNRRKDMLANLKSKVTQMASTLNMSSFANRDSLLGPEIKPVDAMSRATGLDNYGVVGLQRQIMKEQDEGLESLEETVMSTKHIALAVNEELGLQTRLIDNLDEHVDVTDSRLQRVQKKLAILNKRTKGGCSCMCLLLSVLGMVVLVVAIYMLIKYL, from the exons ATGGCTTCTTCTGGTGACTCATGGATCCGGGAGTATAATGAAGCACTGAAAATTGCGGATGATATCACTAACATGATATCTGAAAGGAGCTCATTGCCTGCTTCAGGCCCAGAAGCGCAACGTCATTCATCCGCTATAAGGAGGAAGATCACAATATTAGGAACTAGACTTGATAACTTACAGTCTCTCCTGTCAAAGCTTCCTGGAAAGCAGCCTTT GACAGAGAAAGAGATGAATCGTCGCAAGGATATGCTTGCAAATTTAAAATCGAAAGTAACCCAGATGGCCTCCACATTGAACATGTCAAGCTTCGCCAATAGGGACAGCTTGCTTGGACCAGAAATAAAGCCGGTTGATGCTATGAGCAGAGCAACAGGCCTTGATAATTATGGTGTTGTCGGTCTTCAACGGCAAATCATGAAAG AGCAAGATGAGGGCCTTGAGAGTTTGGAGGAGACAGTGATGAGCACCAAACATATAGCACTGGCAGTTAATGAAGAACTTGGCTTGCAAACAAGACTTATT GATAACCTGGACGAACATGTTGATGTTACAGACTCAAGACTTCAG CGAGTGCAGAAAAAGCTTGCAATTTTGAACAAACGCACAAAGGGTGGTTGTTCTTGCATGTGCCTGCTTTTATCGGTGCTTGGGATGGTAGTTCTTGTTGTGGCAATATATATGTTGATTAAGTATCTGTAA
- the LOC107807990 gene encoding syntaxin-51-like isoform X1 yields MYDRLNCLFFFLQVINSNVHPITRNSVMASSGDSWIREYNEALKIADDITNMISERSSLPASGPEAQRHSSAIRRKITILGTRLDNLQSLLSKLPGKQPLTEKEMNRRKDMLANLKSKVTQMASTLNMSSFANRDSLLGPEIKPVDAMSRATGLDNYGVVGLQRQIMKEQDEGLESLEETVMSTKHIALAVNEELGLQTRLIDNLDEHVDVTDSRLQRVQKKLAILNKRTKGGCSCMCLLLSVLGMVVLVVAIYMLIKYL; encoded by the exons ATGTACGATCGTCTGAAttgcttgtttttttttcttcaagtaATTAACTCGAATGTACATCCAATCACCCGTAATTCg GTAATGGCTTCTTCTGGTGACTCATGGATCCGGGAGTATAATGAAGCACTGAAAATTGCGGATGATATCACTAACATGATATCTGAAAGGAGCTCATTGCCTGCTTCAGGCCCAGAAGCGCAACGTCATTCATCCGCTATAAGGAGGAAGATCACAATATTAGGAACTAGACTTGATAACTTACAGTCTCTCCTGTCAAAGCTTCCTGGAAAGCAGCCTTT GACAGAGAAAGAGATGAATCGTCGCAAGGATATGCTTGCAAATTTAAAATCGAAAGTAACCCAGATGGCCTCCACATTGAACATGTCAAGCTTCGCCAATAGGGACAGCTTGCTTGGACCAGAAATAAAGCCGGTTGATGCTATGAGCAGAGCAACAGGCCTTGATAATTATGGTGTTGTCGGTCTTCAACGGCAAATCATGAAAG AGCAAGATGAGGGCCTTGAGAGTTTGGAGGAGACAGTGATGAGCACCAAACATATAGCACTGGCAGTTAATGAAGAACTTGGCTTGCAAACAAGACTTATT GATAACCTGGACGAACATGTTGATGTTACAGACTCAAGACTTCAG CGAGTGCAGAAAAAGCTTGCAATTTTGAACAAACGCACAAAGGGTGGTTGTTCTTGCATGTGCCTGCTTTTATCGGTGCTTGGGATGGTAGTTCTTGTTGTGGCAATATATATGTTGATTAAGTATCTGTAA